One window from the genome of Sulfodiicoccus acidiphilus encodes:
- a CDS encoding NAD(P)-dependent alcohol dehydrogenase: MKSRRMVLGRFSSPLSLESWEVPEPKGEEVIVRVRGAGVCRTDLRIWKGTEAKPGFHLPLVLGHEIAGTVEDFGEAVTGLKKGEGVLVYSAWTDGTCRFCRRGLYNICPHQVIPGQTTDGGFAEHVVVPSHRWLVKLGDVSPVDAAPLADAGTTSMGAVRMTLPYLWVGSVVVVNGIGGIGPYTVQLLKVLAPTSVVVAISRSEVHRELALKAGADHAFSPSEAIEEVRRLSGGEGAAAAIDLVGTEETTKLLSSLISIDGAIVLVGMEGRNVSLPTFETAVWNRKLLGSNYGTMNDMSDVVRLMAEGKLMPFVVRRNLEEANEALLDLDSGRVVGGRQVLTP; encoded by the coding sequence GTGAAGTCCAGGAGGATGGTCCTTGGGAGATTCAGTTCCCCCCTCTCACTGGAGAGTTGGGAGGTGCCAGAACCTAAAGGAGAGGAGGTGATCGTGAGAGTTAGGGGCGCAGGGGTGTGTAGGACGGATCTGAGAATATGGAAGGGAACGGAGGCCAAGCCGGGGTTCCATCTACCGCTAGTCCTTGGGCACGAGATCGCGGGAACCGTGGAGGACTTCGGGGAGGCGGTAACAGGCCTGAAGAAGGGAGAGGGAGTTCTCGTCTACTCGGCCTGGACGGACGGAACTTGCAGGTTCTGCAGGAGAGGACTGTACAACATTTGCCCTCACCAGGTCATACCCGGACAGACTACCGACGGTGGTTTCGCCGAGCACGTCGTCGTTCCAAGCCACAGGTGGTTGGTCAAGTTGGGGGACGTCAGTCCGGTGGACGCGGCTCCCCTCGCCGACGCCGGGACTACTTCGATGGGAGCAGTAAGGATGACCTTACCATACCTATGGGTCGGGTCAGTGGTGGTAGTAAACGGAATAGGCGGAATAGGACCGTACACGGTCCAGCTGCTTAAGGTGCTGGCTCCCACGTCCGTCGTGGTGGCCATCTCTAGGTCCGAAGTCCACAGGGAGTTGGCGCTGAAGGCTGGGGCGGACCACGCTTTCTCGCCGAGTGAGGCGATTGAAGAAGTGAGAAGGCTCAGCGGTGGGGAGGGGGCAGCTGCGGCAATAGACCTAGTGGGAACTGAGGAGACAACTAAGTTACTCTCCTCACTCATAAGCATAGATGGCGCCATAGTGTTAGTAGGTATGGAGGGTAGAAACGTCTCTCTTCCAACGTTTGAGACTGCGGTATGGAACAGGAAACTCCTCGGATCGAACTACGGCACAATGAACGACATGTCAGACGTGGTGCGGTTGATGGCCGAAGGTAAGCTGATGCCTTTCGTGGTCAGGAGGAACCTGGAGGAGGCCAACGAGGCGTTGTTAGACCTCGACTCCGGCCGCGTGGTGGGAGGGAGACAGGTGTTAACTCCGTGA
- a CDS encoding helix-turn-helix domain-containing protein, with amino-acid sequence MRATFTMEVKLRGGILERLLSLGAYYCVENISEGRERWDVLLDSAKVREVVPTIRTVAEELRVFRREFDPLLSAKGRLTSREEEVLRLAVRRGYFEWPREVGLAELASELGVTRTAVLQILRKAMKKVAESYAEAF; translated from the coding sequence TTGAGGGCTACATTCACCATGGAGGTCAAGCTCAGGGGAGGGATTCTAGAGAGGCTCCTCTCCCTGGGGGCGTACTACTGCGTCGAGAACATAAGCGAAGGGAGGGAGAGGTGGGACGTCCTCCTAGACTCCGCCAAAGTGAGGGAAGTGGTGCCGACTATAAGGACGGTGGCAGAAGAGCTCAGAGTGTTCAGGAGGGAGTTCGATCCACTCCTGTCCGCCAAAGGGAGACTCACTTCGAGGGAAGAGGAGGTCCTGAGGCTCGCTGTGAGAAGGGGTTACTTCGAGTGGCCTCGAGAGGTCGGCCTGGCTGAGCTGGCCTCGGAGCTAGGCGTGACCAGGACCGCGGTTCTCCAGATCCTCAGGAAAGCCATGAAGAAGGTGGCCGAGTCTTACGCGGAGGCCTTTTGA
- a CDS encoding mandelate racemase/muconate lactonizing enzyme family protein produces the protein MIKRLESYILRYEGINDERDALAVKAFAEHPMEVVLVQVETSDGYVGVGESLGYGCAESVKALLDTTVTSLVKEEDEEHIEGLWNKVYRATLRYGRRGIAVAALSGLDTALWDVMGKKAGKPLYKLLGASQDRVRCYVTGGYYSQHKDLERLSEEVASYVKAGFKGVKVKIGGASPEQDMKRLKTVREVVGEGINVAVDANNVYTYDEALKMGRRLEQFGAWFFEEPIQTDLIERSASLARELQVPVAGYETAFTRWEFYEIMRTGAVDVVQPDVMWSGGVSEVMKIGALAKTLGYPVIPHYSASGVSLVANAHVAAALGTEWLETHLRRNELRDNLFKERIEYDDGHIVLPNRPGLGFTLRDDFVEAFGGKR, from the coding sequence ATGATCAAGAGGCTGGAGTCCTACATCCTCAGGTACGAGGGTATAAACGACGAACGGGACGCGCTGGCCGTAAAGGCGTTCGCGGAGCACCCGATGGAGGTGGTGCTGGTTCAGGTGGAGACGTCGGACGGGTATGTGGGAGTGGGAGAGTCCCTTGGATACGGGTGCGCGGAGTCGGTGAAGGCCCTGCTGGATACTACGGTTACCTCCCTAGTGAAGGAGGAGGACGAGGAACACATTGAGGGCCTCTGGAACAAAGTGTACAGAGCGACCTTGAGGTACGGCAGGAGGGGGATCGCCGTAGCTGCGTTGAGCGGACTAGACACCGCCCTCTGGGACGTAATGGGTAAAAAGGCTGGGAAGCCTCTCTACAAACTGCTCGGTGCCTCTCAGGACAGGGTGAGGTGCTACGTCACGGGAGGGTACTACTCGCAGCACAAGGACCTAGAGAGACTGAGCGAAGAGGTCGCCTCTTACGTGAAGGCAGGTTTCAAGGGAGTGAAGGTGAAGATAGGAGGAGCGTCTCCAGAACAGGACATGAAGAGGCTAAAGACCGTCAGGGAGGTAGTAGGAGAGGGAATCAACGTGGCGGTAGACGCCAACAACGTATACACCTACGACGAGGCCCTCAAGATGGGGAGGAGACTAGAGCAGTTCGGGGCGTGGTTCTTCGAGGAGCCCATCCAGACAGACCTGATCGAGAGGAGCGCCTCGCTGGCCAGAGAGCTTCAGGTTCCAGTGGCGGGGTACGAGACTGCATTCACGAGGTGGGAGTTCTACGAGATAATGAGGACAGGGGCCGTGGACGTGGTCCAGCCCGACGTCATGTGGTCAGGAGGGGTGTCGGAGGTGATGAAGATAGGGGCGCTGGCAAAGACGCTGGGCTACCCAGTCATACCACACTACTCCGCCTCCGGCGTCTCCCTCGTGGCCAACGCCCACGTGGCCGCAGCGTTAGGGACAGAGTGGTTGGAGACCCACCTGAGAAGGAACGAACTCAGAGACAACTTGTTCAAGGAGAGAATAGAGTACGACGACGGCCACATCGTCCTTCCCAACAGGCCGGGGCTGGGGTTCACCCTAAGGGACGACTTCGTAGAGGCTTTCGGAGGTAAGAGGTGA
- a CDS encoding AAA family ATPase, producing the protein MIFDPVPKESRKDFFDREEEIEKIKSLSSPITLVLGLRRTGKSSVIRIALSELDLPYVYVDLRKFEEKGYISYRDLVLELQREINRLIRKFPNIIDFFERIEGVKIMGNEVKLKWGGNGRVKISSLLESINDWTENKAIITIDEAQELLNLRGANLLPAFAYSFDNLNKIKIILSGSKMGLLYRYLSEDDPKSPLYGRAMNEIELQPFDAEKSKEFLQSGFKQLNINFNEFNIIYEKLGGIPGWLTYFGYYYYEERDLNKALSKTISTAIELIREEFDNFLKTRAIATGRYLTVMKTVTNCATWSEIKRALEAREGIEVSDSEIYNYLNQLTDSSWIVKEEGRGYCPSDPLISKVFSLSR; encoded by the coding sequence TTGATCTTCGATCCGGTACCTAAGGAGTCTAGAAAGGATTTCTTTGATCGGGAGGAGGAGATAGAGAAAATTAAGTCCCTATCTTCACCCATAACTTTAGTTCTAGGACTCAGAAGGACAGGTAAGTCCTCGGTAATTCGAATAGCTTTGAGTGAACTCGACCTCCCCTACGTTTACGTAGATCTAAGGAAGTTTGAGGAGAAAGGCTACATATCTTATAGGGATTTGGTCTTGGAATTACAAAGGGAGATAAATAGATTGATCAGAAAATTTCCGAATATAATCGATTTCTTTGAACGGATAGAAGGAGTGAAGATCATGGGTAACGAAGTCAAATTGAAGTGGGGAGGAAACGGGAGGGTGAAAATCTCCTCTTTGCTGGAATCCATAAACGATTGGACTGAAAATAAGGCAATAATAACTATCGACGAGGCACAGGAATTGCTTAACTTAAGGGGAGCTAACTTATTACCAGCCTTCGCGTATTCTTTTGATAATCTGAATAAAATTAAGATAATATTAAGCGGTTCCAAAATGGGTTTGCTCTACAGGTACCTAAGCGAAGACGACCCTAAGTCCCCTCTCTATGGAAGGGCGATGAACGAGATCGAACTACAACCTTTTGATGCAGAGAAGAGCAAGGAATTTTTACAATCTGGTTTTAAACAATTAAATATTAATTTTAATGAATTTAATATAATTTATGAAAAATTAGGGGGGATACCAGGATGGCTCACCTACTTTGGGTATTATTACTATGAAGAAAGGGATTTGAACAAGGCGTTATCTAAAACGATAAGTACCGCGATCGAGTTGATAAGGGAGGAGTTCGACAACTTCCTCAAGACTAGGGCCATAGCTACGGGTAGGTACTTAACCGTCATGAAAACGGTGACTAACTGCGCCACCTGGAGTGAGATAAAGAGAGCGTTAGAGGCGAGGGAGGGTATAGAAGTGAGTGATTCCGAAATCTACAATTACCTAAACCAATTAACTGATTCGTCTTGGATAGTCAAGGAGGAGGGAAGGGGTTACTGTCCATCAGACCCCCTAATAAGTAAGGTATTTTCGCTTTCGAGATAG
- a CDS encoding MFS transporter codes for MEKYHKYVVSTFVGVMLMTMDFELFLGAIPALIPLFHLSLGEITVITDVSFFVSAVAAFAFGALADTLGRKPLFMVTVLLYSLGSLFTAFSSTLGTLIFSRSVTSLGTGPDEPLGFTITSETTPPERRGLMLTVIAIAFPLGQALGAALIYLFTLGHVYLPYVFLVGVAPALILLLLRKTLDETDRFLDLRRAREAAKKGAGVSTKYEADLSKAVKNPFSQMFQADLRRKSVLMAIYTVIAAGSVAVTLISLPVYYTTVKHLSFVDTILYEFISFAIAAVGYAIVGMLGNKLSRRNVLVVFLLLSVLSFVGIIEAPSPSLVLTFNVLFVFFLFSQWAAWPFYLNEMYPTRVRATASNFGYGFQWLGNIVLPSAVTLLLTSYGATASGWALTLTEVVLVPLLLAALVVSFLPKDNPLNVLEKNAI; via the coding sequence ATGGAGAAGTATCACAAATACGTCGTCTCCACGTTTGTGGGGGTGATGCTCATGACTATGGACTTCGAGCTTTTCTTGGGGGCCATCCCAGCTCTCATTCCCTTGTTTCACCTCTCCTTAGGCGAGATCACTGTAATAACTGACGTCTCTTTCTTCGTCTCTGCGGTGGCCGCTTTCGCCTTCGGAGCTTTAGCGGACACGCTTGGTAGGAAACCCCTCTTCATGGTGACGGTCCTACTCTATTCTCTAGGGTCTCTGTTCACGGCGTTTTCGAGTACATTGGGTACCTTAATATTCTCTAGGTCCGTGACGTCTCTAGGAACGGGGCCAGATGAACCGCTCGGTTTCACTATAACCAGCGAGACTACACCTCCAGAGAGGAGGGGGCTCATGCTCACAGTAATAGCTATAGCCTTTCCTCTAGGACAGGCGCTAGGTGCCGCACTGATATATCTCTTCACCTTAGGGCACGTCTATCTTCCGTACGTGTTCTTGGTGGGTGTAGCTCCAGCGCTAATACTGCTGCTACTCAGGAAGACCTTGGACGAAACAGACAGGTTCCTAGACCTGAGAAGGGCTAGAGAGGCCGCGAAGAAAGGTGCTGGCGTCTCCACAAAGTACGAGGCCGACTTATCGAAGGCCGTCAAGAACCCGTTCTCCCAGATGTTTCAAGCGGACCTCAGGAGGAAGAGCGTCCTAATGGCAATCTACACGGTGATAGCTGCGGGCTCGGTCGCGGTCACCCTGATATCGTTGCCGGTGTACTATACAACCGTCAAACACCTCAGCTTCGTCGACACGATCCTCTACGAGTTCATCTCCTTCGCCATCGCGGCCGTGGGGTACGCCATAGTGGGGATGCTCGGGAACAAGTTGAGCAGAAGGAACGTGTTGGTGGTTTTCCTCCTACTTTCCGTGTTATCCTTCGTCGGGATAATTGAGGCACCTTCACCATCCCTAGTCCTCACCTTCAACGTCCTCTTCGTGTTCTTCCTTTTTTCCCAGTGGGCAGCGTGGCCGTTCTACTTAAACGAGATGTATCCGACGCGAGTTAGAGCTACCGCCAGTAACTTCGGCTACGGCTTTCAATGGTTGGGGAACATAGTGTTGCCTAGTGCCGTGACGCTCCTCCTGACCTCTTACGGGGCTACGGCGTCAGGTTGGGCCCTCACACTTACAGAGGTGGTGTTAGTGCCGCTACTTTTGGCAGCTCTAGTGGTGTCGTTTCTACCTAAGGACAATCCGCTCAATGTTTTGGAGAAGAACGCCATCTAA
- a CDS encoding carboxymuconolactone decarboxylase family protein, with protein sequence MDKEELLKSIKESRGFVEDFHEVLASRDPELLESWSEVWSRAFKFTSLDSKTVSLIRMAVVSALRHEKAIEHSMDQAVAAGATPEEILDAIKVAFIFTGVPTLVTALSIYKRKFGV encoded by the coding sequence GTGGACAAAGAAGAACTTCTCAAGTCAATTAAGGAGAGTAGGGGGTTCGTGGAAGATTTCCACGAAGTCCTCGCGTCAAGGGACCCCGAACTCTTAGAGTCTTGGTCGGAAGTGTGGTCGCGCGCGTTCAAGTTCACCTCCCTTGACAGTAAGACCGTCTCGCTCATACGGATGGCCGTGGTTTCCGCCTTAAGGCACGAGAAGGCCATAGAGCACTCCATGGATCAGGCCGTGGCTGCAGGTGCCACACCGGAAGAGATCCTTGATGCGATAAAAGTCGCCTTCATCTTCACAGGCGTTCCTACGCTCGTTACCGCACTCTCGATATACAAAAGGAAATTTGGAGTATGA
- a CDS encoding dihydroorotase, producing MFDLLVKNGKLVLPGRTVVDGEVGINEGKIAAVGRNLGAGHVNVDASGKLVLPGVLDTHFHVGIYRPFQEDARTESMSAIAGGVTTILSYFRTGRNYLNISEDYSSLFPRLVEMSKGNFYVDYGFNIAPITRKHVEEIETLFKLGVSTFKFYMFYKGLNLRSEYRKGSVEEEYLLSKDPYDGGHLFTIMKRISSLKGGKTPHQPRLSVHAEDAEVIRVHLEEAKEEFSRGILNALEAYSAARPPEGERVAILQAAEMARATGCPINVLHVSSETALRTIEEVRRWWPGLDVMAEVTSSHLTLTTNSKAGVLGKVNPPIRSDRDREALWEGLVSGSIQTVASDHAAIEQSRKGGELWTAENGFGATELMVPSLLTEGLRRGVPLTRLVELVTSSPAKFHGLYGRKGDLLPGFDGDLVIVDLNTTRRVRADALHSAQDFTPYEGMELRGWPTTTVLRGEIVFDSGEFSDARRGSSSRGQWSFQTPPRIF from the coding sequence GTGTTCGACCTACTTGTGAAAAACGGAAAACTGGTCCTCCCCGGGAGGACTGTAGTCGATGGAGAGGTTGGAATTAATGAAGGGAAGATCGCGGCAGTGGGCAGGAACTTAGGCGCTGGGCACGTCAACGTAGATGCGTCGGGCAAGCTAGTCCTACCAGGGGTTCTTGACACCCACTTTCACGTGGGGATCTACAGGCCCTTCCAGGAGGACGCTAGAACGGAGTCGATGAGTGCTATAGCTGGGGGCGTTACCACGATCCTGAGCTACTTCAGGACAGGGAGGAACTACCTCAACATTTCTGAGGACTACAGTTCGCTCTTCCCGAGGCTAGTGGAAATGAGTAAAGGCAACTTCTACGTGGACTACGGATTTAACATAGCACCCATAACGAGGAAACATGTAGAGGAGATAGAGACTCTCTTTAAGCTTGGGGTCTCTACCTTCAAGTTTTACATGTTCTACAAGGGCCTAAATCTGAGAAGCGAGTACAGGAAAGGAAGCGTCGAGGAGGAATACCTCCTATCCAAGGATCCCTACGATGGGGGACACCTCTTCACTATAATGAAGAGGATTTCGTCCCTGAAGGGAGGTAAGACACCGCACCAGCCGAGGCTGAGCGTCCACGCAGAGGACGCGGAAGTGATAAGGGTGCACCTGGAGGAGGCTAAGGAGGAGTTCTCCAGAGGGATACTTAACGCCCTCGAGGCATACAGTGCAGCTAGACCACCTGAGGGGGAGAGGGTGGCCATTTTACAGGCAGCTGAGATGGCCCGAGCCACGGGCTGTCCAATCAATGTGCTCCACGTGAGCAGCGAAACTGCGCTCAGGACTATCGAGGAGGTTCGCAGGTGGTGGCCTGGGCTAGATGTGATGGCGGAGGTGACCTCATCCCACCTGACTCTCACCACCAATTCTAAGGCAGGAGTGCTAGGAAAGGTCAACCCGCCCATAAGGTCAGATAGGGATAGGGAAGCCCTGTGGGAGGGCTTGGTCTCTGGCTCAATACAGACTGTCGCTAGCGATCACGCGGCGATCGAACAGTCGAGGAAAGGAGGAGAGCTATGGACGGCGGAGAACGGATTCGGTGCGACGGAGCTGATGGTTCCTTCACTGCTCACCGAAGGGTTGAGGAGGGGAGTGCCGCTCACTAGGCTGGTCGAACTGGTTACGTCCTCCCCCGCGAAGTTTCACGGACTGTATGGGAGGAAGGGAGATCTCCTTCCTGGGTTCGACGGCGACCTCGTTATCGTGGACCTTAACACGACGCGCAGGGTCAGGGCGGACGCGTTGCACTCGGCCCAAGACTTCACGCCTTATGAGGGGATGGAATTGAGAGGATGGCCAACTACCACCGTCCTTCGCGGGGAGATCGTGTTCGACTCGGGGGAGTTCAGTGACGCGAGGAGGGGGAGTTCCTCAAGAGGCCAGTGGAGCTTTCAGACCCCGCCTAGGATCTTCTGA
- a CDS encoding isocitrate lyase/PEP mutase family protein, protein MNAGEKLRKRLKATPILVAPGVYDSLSALLVERAGFEAAYVSGASISYTSLGLPDLGFVGLEDVSRVVERISKVVSLPLIVDADTGYGNDLNVRRTVKVLEAAGADAVQLEDQVFPKKCGHLEGKEVVEEREMLMKIRAAVVARRDALIVARTDALTVLGVEEAVRRANLYLEAGADVAFVESPRTLEELSVIGRSVRGMKMANMVEGGKTPLVPARKLEEMGFQLVIFPGAAVRTLVRALTEMLSALKADGTTEGYLTRMVTFSELQKILGGV, encoded by the coding sequence ATGAACGCCGGAGAGAAGCTAAGGAAGAGACTTAAAGCGACTCCGATACTAGTGGCCCCAGGAGTTTACGATTCCCTCTCAGCTCTCCTAGTGGAGAGGGCCGGCTTCGAGGCCGCGTATGTGAGCGGAGCCAGCATATCGTACACGTCACTCGGACTACCTGACCTAGGTTTCGTTGGACTGGAAGACGTGTCTAGGGTGGTGGAAAGGATATCGAAGGTGGTCAGTCTACCCCTAATAGTCGACGCGGACACCGGCTACGGAAACGACCTCAACGTCAGACGCACCGTGAAGGTCCTCGAGGCTGCTGGAGCTGACGCCGTACAGTTGGAGGACCAGGTGTTCCCTAAGAAGTGTGGCCACCTGGAGGGGAAGGAAGTAGTAGAGGAGAGGGAGATGCTCATGAAGATCAGGGCAGCCGTCGTAGCTAGGAGGGACGCACTGATCGTGGCTAGGACGGACGCGTTAACTGTCCTCGGCGTGGAAGAGGCCGTGCGCAGAGCCAATCTCTACTTAGAGGCTGGAGCAGACGTGGCCTTCGTCGAGTCCCCGAGGACCTTGGAGGAGTTGTCCGTGATTGGTAGGTCTGTGAGGGGAATGAAGATGGCCAATATGGTCGAAGGAGGCAAGACTCCGTTGGTTCCAGCCAGGAAACTGGAGGAGATGGGATTTCAACTAGTAATTTTCCCTGGGGCCGCAGTCAGGACGTTGGTTAGGGCACTGACCGAAATGTTGTCTGCTCTAAAGGCCGACGGCACAACCGAAGGGTATCTTACAAGAATGGTGACGTTCTCCGAGCTTCAGAAGATCCTAGGCGGGGTCTGA